Proteins encoded together in one Leucoraja erinacea ecotype New England chromosome 30, Leri_hhj_1, whole genome shotgun sequence window:
- the ints11 gene encoding integrator complex subunit 11, giving the protein MPEIKVTPLGAGQDVGRSCILVSIGGKNVMLDCGMHMGFNDDRRFPDFSYITQNGRLTEFLDCVIISHFHLDHCGALPYMSEMIGYDGPIYMTHPTKAICPILLEDYRKITVDKKGETNFFTSQMIKDCMKKVVAIHLHQTVQVDDELEIKAYYAGHVLGAAMVQIRVGSESVVYTGDYNMTPDRHLGAAWIDKCRPDLLISESTYATTIRDSKRCRERDFLKKVHDAIERGGKVLIPVFALGRAQELCILLETFWERMNLKAPIYFSTGLTEKANHYYKLFITWTNQKIRKTFVQRNMFEFKHIKPFDRTYADNPGPMVVFATPGMLHAGQSLQIFRKWAGNDKNMVIMPGYCVQGTVGHKILSGQRKLEMEGRQTLEVKMQVEYMSFSAHADAKGIMQLIRQAEPHHVLLVHGEAKKMGFLKQKIEQEFSINCYMPANGETSTIVTNPNIPVDISLCLLKRDSALGPIPDPKKQKLMHGTLIIKDNSLRLVSPEQAVKELGLSEHHLRYTCKVQIQDHHSEQDTLNRIYNHLKNILKDYPIQHLPDGSVMVESILIKVSATSDDQSTKDVLVSWTYQDEELGSYLITLLKKGLPPSIPL; this is encoded by the exons AGACGCTTCCCTGACTTCTCCTACATAACTCAGAATGGAAGACTCACAGAATTCCTCGACTGTGTCATTATCAG CCACTTTCACCTGGACCACTGCGGAGCTCTTCCTTACATGAGTGAGATGATTGGTTACGATGGCCCTATTTACATGACACATCCCACTAAAGCCATTTGTCCCATCCTCCTGGAGGATTATAGAAAGATCACTGTTGATAAGAAAGGAGAGACCAACTTCTTTACTTCTCAGATGATAAAAGACTGCATGAAGAAAGTTGTGGCCATTCATCTCCATCAGACAGTGCAG GTTGACGATGAGCTTGAAATAAAGGCGTATTACGCTGGACACGTGCTGGGTGCAGCCATGGTTCAAATCCGGGTGGGCTCGGAGTCTGTGGTGTATACG GGTGACTACAACATGACACCCGATCGACACCTGGG AGCTGCCTGGATTGACAAGTGTCGCCCTGATTTATTAATCTCCGAGTCCACGTATGCGACCACCATCCGAGACTCGAAGCGGTGCAGAGAGAGAGACTTTCTGAAGAAGGTGCATGATGCCATAGAACGGGGCGGAAAG GTGCTGATTCCCGTCTTTGCCCTTGGACGAGCCCAGGAACTGTGCATCCTGCTGGAAACCTTCTG GGAGAGGATGAACTTGAAGGCGCCCATTTATTTCTCAACTGGACTGACGGAGAAAGCCAATCATTACTACAAACTGTTCATCACATGGACCAACCAAAAAATCAGGAAGACATTTGTGCAGAGAAACATGTTTGAGTTTAAACACATCAAGCCGTTTGATAGGACCTACGCTGACAATCCGGGACCTATG GTGGTGTTTGCTACCCCAGGCATGCTCCATGCTGGACAGTCCCTGCAGATATTCAGGAAGTGGGCAGGAAACGACAAAAACATG GTTATCATGCCTGGATACTGTGTACAAGGAACGGTGGGACACAAGATTCTGAGCGGACAACGGAAACTTGAAATGGAGGGGAGACAAACG CTGGAGGTGAAGATGCAGGTGGAGTACATGTCGTTCAGCGCACATGCAGACGCCAAGGGCATCATGCAACTCATCCGTCAGGCAGAGCCACATCACGTGCTGTTGGTGCACGGGGAAGCGAAGAAAATGGGATTCCTCAAACAGAAGATTGAGCAGGAATTTA GTATTAATTGCTACATGCCAGCCAATGGAGAGACCTCTACAATCGTGACCAATCCCAATATTCCTGTGGATATTTCTCTCTGTTTGCTCAAAAGGGATTCGGCTCTTG GTCCGATACCAGATCCAAAGAAACAGAAGCTGATGCACGGCACGCTGATCATAAAGGATAAT AGCCTTCGTCTGGTTTCACCTGAACAAGCTGTAAAAGAGTTGGGTCTGAGCGAGCATCATCTCCGCTACACCTGTAAGGTACAGATACAAGACCACCACTCAGAACAGGACACCTTGAACCGGATATACAACCACCTGAAAAA catcCTGAAAGATTATCCAATCCAGCACCTCCCCGATGGGTCAGTGATGGTGGAATCCATTCTCATTAAAGTCAGTGCAACATCTGATGACCAGAGCACGAAAGATGTGTTGGTTTCGTGGACTTACCAG GATGAAGAGTTGggcagttacctgataacattgTTGAAGAAAGGGCTGCCTCCATCTATTCCTCTCTGA
- the LOC129711537 gene encoding lysophosphatidic acid receptor 6 — protein sequence MGNLGRAPSSGNCTDEAHFQYQLFPAVYTIVFVLGLTGNVSALCIFIKKTKKASPSFIYIANLIVVDIIYICTLPFRIHYHMKHNNWVFGDVTCRITGTLYYANVYLSVTFLSLICLDRYIAVVYPRKYLRVRGSRVPRVVAALVWLLALAIMLPLVTGGTLNNAGTGNSTACFENFDAKAWSEWMAAYNIIAFFFGFFIPFTIIIIFYPLAARKIARLKSSVHRDKALRMIWAIMVISILCLVPYHVTHVFYVFGRLEVIEDCAFRSFLYKSRRVTMALVSLTCCLDPLIYFFATNKFRPKYSTKRRSQKVYTVALR from the coding sequence ATGGGCAACTTGGGACGAGCCCCCTCCAGCGGGAACTGCACCGACGAGGCCCATTTCCAGTACCAGTTGTTCCCCGCGGTCTACACCATCGTGTTTGTCCTGGGCTTGACCGGAAATGTCTCGGCCCTCTGCATTTTTATAAAGAAAACTAAAAAAGCCTCCCCATCCTTCATCTACATTGCAAACCTGATCGTGGTGGACATCATTTATATTTGCACCTTGCCCTTCAGAATCCATTACCACATGAAGCACAACAACTGGGTATTTGGGGACGTGACCTGCAGGATCACAGGCACTTTGTATTACGCCAACGTTTACCTCAGCGTTACTTTCCTCAGCCTGATTTGCTTGGACCGCTACATTGCGGTGGTCTACCCTCGCAAGTACCTCCGGGTGAGGGGGTCAAGGGTCCCGCGGGTGGTGGCGGCGCTGGTCTGGCTGCTGGCCTTGGCCATCATGCTGCCGCTGGTCACCGGCGGCACGCTCAACAACGCCGGCACCGGCAACTCCACCGCTTGCTTCGAGAACTTTGACGCCAAGGCTTGGAGCGAGTGGATGGCGGCCTACAACATCATAGCGTTCTTCTTCGGCTTCTTCATCCCCTTCACAATCATCATTATATTCTACCCGCTGGCCGCCAGGAAAATCGCCCGGCTGAAGAGCAGCGTTCACAGGGACAAGGCTCTGAGAATGATCTGGGCCATTATGGTCATCTCCATTCTCTGCCTCGTCCCGTATCACGTCACCCACGTCTTCTACGTGTTTGGCCGTTTGGAAGTCATCGAGGACTGTGCTTTCCGCAGCTTCCTCTACAAGAGCCGGCGTGTCACCATGGCCTTAGTCAGCCTCACCTGCTGCCTCGACCCTCTCATATACTTCTTTGCAACCAACAAGTTCAGGCCAAAGTACAGCACAAAGAGGAGATCGCAGAAGGTTTACACCGTGGCCCTGCGCTAG